The following coding sequences lie in one Vidua chalybeata isolate OUT-0048 chromosome 16, bVidCha1 merged haplotype, whole genome shotgun sequence genomic window:
- the C16H8orf33 gene encoding UPF0488 protein C8orf33 homolog isoform X1 gives MEQDPQGVFQEELEWCISQLEADLHLIPHPKLAEETQHIFKVLHSPETPLAEKQQVMSNEFGDCHLKMDEGQKSKEKGMTPDVVEVQPSKGQASDGVKQSDPTPEAKPELFTSSGCSFRFDFTLSRTNPEADPGDSGAEQVQNNVRATKQENWNGALRFAASGQEPKFAFNFAIPDEDCPHLQLLPASQNTEHTADSSLPAESAALPQAAALQKPEVTQVTRSAPKEDRSQVTSKIPQTETAPADKAMTEKSTGGGAAQKKKKKQKAPVSKNKTEETETSRKAKAEANSCQNTDTSHQDEMTSQSEEQLWKEVDWCVNQLELGLKTQKPTPKQAEEALRAIRTLRSDKAPLVKKRQLMRAMFGDYRKKMQEELCRELKLMETAAKSARIVELKGSIHKKNGQFIRKCLGACRKSQGSAESPSESHRTLSTGLFNFTTPQEFHFNFF, from the exons ATGGAGCAG GATCCCCAAGGTGTgttccaggaggagctggagtggTGCATTTCACAACTGGAGGCAGATCTCCATCTCATTCCACACCCCAAACTAG CAGAAGAGACCCAACACATTTTCAAGGTCCTGCACTCCCCTGAGACTCCTCTTGCAGAGAAGCAACAAGTGATGAGCAATGAGTTTGGGGATTGTCATCTCAAGATGGATGAGGGTcagaaaagcaaggagaaaG GCATGACCCCTGATGTTGTGGAAGTACAGCCAAGCAAGGGGCAGGCTTCAGATGGTGTGAAACAGTCTGACCCAACCCCCGAGGCAAAGCCAGAGTTGTTCACATCATCTGGCTGCAGCTTCCGATTTGATTTTACACTTTCCAGGACCAACCCAGAAGCTGACCCCGGTGACAGTGGTGCTGAGCAAGTACAAAACAATGTCAGAGCCACCAAGCAGGAGAACTGGAATGGTGCCTTGAGGTTTGCTGCCTCTGGACAAGAACCCAAGTTTGCTTTCAACTTTGCCATCCCAGATGAAGACTGTCCTCATCTTCAGTTACTTCCAGCAAGCCAAAATACAGAGCACACAGCAGATTCTTCACTCCCTGCTGaatcagcagctctgccacaggctgcagccTTGCAGAAGCCTGAGGTGACTCAAGTAACAAGGAGTGCACCCAAAGAGGATAGAAGCCAAGTCACATCAAAGATCCCCCAAACAGAGACAGCCCCTGCAGACAAGGCAATGACAGAGAAATCAACAGGAGGTGGAGCTgcccagaagaaaaagaagaaacaaaaagcacctgtcagtaaaaacaaaacagaagaaactgaGACCAGCAGGAAGGCAAAGGCAGAAGCTAACAGCTGTCAAAATACAGATACTTCCCATCAGGATGAGATGACCTCTCAG TcagaagagcagctgtggaAGGAGGTGGACTGGTGTGTGAACCAGCTGGAACTTGGCTTGAAGACACAGAAACCCACTCCAAAGCAGG ctgaggaggctCTCAGGGCAATCAGGACATTGCGCAGTGACAAGGCTCCACTGGTGAAGAAGCGTCAGCTCATGAGAGCCATGTTTGGAGACTACAGGAAGAAgatgcaggaggagctgtgcagagagctGAAACTTATGGAAACAG CTGCAAAATCTGCCAGGATTGTGGAGTTGAAGGGAAGCATCCACAAGAAGAATGGCCAGTTCATCCGGAAGTGCTTGGGAGCTTGCAGGAAAAGCCAAGGT
- the C16H8orf33 gene encoding UPF0488 protein C8orf33 homolog isoform X2, which produces MEQDPQGVFQEELEWCISQLEADLHLIPHPKLAEETQHIFKVLHSPETPLAEKQQVMSNEFGDCHLKMDEGQKSKEKGMTPDVVEVQPSKGQASDGVKQSDPTPEAKPELFTSSGCSFRFDFTLSRTNPEADPGDSGAEQVQNNVRATKQENWNGALRFAASGQEPKFAFNFAIPDEDCPHLQLLPASQNTEHTADSSLPAESAALPQAAALQKPEVTQVTRSAPKEDRSQVTSKIPQTETAPADKAMTEKSTGGGAAQKKKKKQKAPVSKNKTEETETSRKAKAEANSCQNTDTSHQDEMTSQSEEQLWKEVDWCVNQLELGLKTQKPTPKQAEEALRAIRTLRSDKAPLVKKRQLMRAMFGDYRKKMQEELCRELKLMETAAKSARIVELKGSIHKKNGQFIRKCLGACRKSQELWKICKTCCLESPAVTSPVF; this is translated from the exons ATGGAGCAG GATCCCCAAGGTGTgttccaggaggagctggagtggTGCATTTCACAACTGGAGGCAGATCTCCATCTCATTCCACACCCCAAACTAG CAGAAGAGACCCAACACATTTTCAAGGTCCTGCACTCCCCTGAGACTCCTCTTGCAGAGAAGCAACAAGTGATGAGCAATGAGTTTGGGGATTGTCATCTCAAGATGGATGAGGGTcagaaaagcaaggagaaaG GCATGACCCCTGATGTTGTGGAAGTACAGCCAAGCAAGGGGCAGGCTTCAGATGGTGTGAAACAGTCTGACCCAACCCCCGAGGCAAAGCCAGAGTTGTTCACATCATCTGGCTGCAGCTTCCGATTTGATTTTACACTTTCCAGGACCAACCCAGAAGCTGACCCCGGTGACAGTGGTGCTGAGCAAGTACAAAACAATGTCAGAGCCACCAAGCAGGAGAACTGGAATGGTGCCTTGAGGTTTGCTGCCTCTGGACAAGAACCCAAGTTTGCTTTCAACTTTGCCATCCCAGATGAAGACTGTCCTCATCTTCAGTTACTTCCAGCAAGCCAAAATACAGAGCACACAGCAGATTCTTCACTCCCTGCTGaatcagcagctctgccacaggctgcagccTTGCAGAAGCCTGAGGTGACTCAAGTAACAAGGAGTGCACCCAAAGAGGATAGAAGCCAAGTCACATCAAAGATCCCCCAAACAGAGACAGCCCCTGCAGACAAGGCAATGACAGAGAAATCAACAGGAGGTGGAGCTgcccagaagaaaaagaagaaacaaaaagcacctgtcagtaaaaacaaaacagaagaaactgaGACCAGCAGGAAGGCAAAGGCAGAAGCTAACAGCTGTCAAAATACAGATACTTCCCATCAGGATGAGATGACCTCTCAG TcagaagagcagctgtggaAGGAGGTGGACTGGTGTGTGAACCAGCTGGAACTTGGCTTGAAGACACAGAAACCCACTCCAAAGCAGG ctgaggaggctCTCAGGGCAATCAGGACATTGCGCAGTGACAAGGCTCCACTGGTGAAGAAGCGTCAGCTCATGAGAGCCATGTTTGGAGACTACAGGAAGAAgatgcaggaggagctgtgcagagagctGAAACTTATGGAAACAG CTGCAAAATCTGCCAGGATTGTGGAGTTGAAGGGAAGCATCCACAAGAAGAATGGCCAGTTCATCCGGAAGTGCTTGGGAGCTTGCAGGAAAAGCCAAG
- the C16H8orf33 gene encoding UPF0488 protein C8orf33 homolog isoform X3: MEQDPQGVFQEELEWCISQLEADLHLIPHPKLAEETQHIFKVLHSPETPLAEKQQVMSNEFGDCHLKMDEGQKSKEKGMTPDVVEVQPSKGQASDGVKQSDPTPEAKPELFTSSGCSFRFDFTLSRTNPEADPGDSGAEQVQNNVRATKQENWNGALRFAASGQEPKFAFNFAIPDEDCPHLQLLPASQNTEHTADSSLPAESAALPQAAALQKPEVTQVTRSAPKEDRSQVTSKIPQTETAPADKAMTEKSTGGGAAQKKKKKQKAPVSKNKTEETETSRKAKAEANSCQNTDTSHQDEMTSQSEEQLWKEVDWCVNQLELGLKTQKPTPKQAEEALRAIRTLRSDKAPLVKKRQLMRAMFGDYRKKMQEELCRELKLMETAAKSARIVELKGSIHKKNGQFIRKCLGACRKSQDAETVDLASNHS, encoded by the exons ATGGAGCAG GATCCCCAAGGTGTgttccaggaggagctggagtggTGCATTTCACAACTGGAGGCAGATCTCCATCTCATTCCACACCCCAAACTAG CAGAAGAGACCCAACACATTTTCAAGGTCCTGCACTCCCCTGAGACTCCTCTTGCAGAGAAGCAACAAGTGATGAGCAATGAGTTTGGGGATTGTCATCTCAAGATGGATGAGGGTcagaaaagcaaggagaaaG GCATGACCCCTGATGTTGTGGAAGTACAGCCAAGCAAGGGGCAGGCTTCAGATGGTGTGAAACAGTCTGACCCAACCCCCGAGGCAAAGCCAGAGTTGTTCACATCATCTGGCTGCAGCTTCCGATTTGATTTTACACTTTCCAGGACCAACCCAGAAGCTGACCCCGGTGACAGTGGTGCTGAGCAAGTACAAAACAATGTCAGAGCCACCAAGCAGGAGAACTGGAATGGTGCCTTGAGGTTTGCTGCCTCTGGACAAGAACCCAAGTTTGCTTTCAACTTTGCCATCCCAGATGAAGACTGTCCTCATCTTCAGTTACTTCCAGCAAGCCAAAATACAGAGCACACAGCAGATTCTTCACTCCCTGCTGaatcagcagctctgccacaggctgcagccTTGCAGAAGCCTGAGGTGACTCAAGTAACAAGGAGTGCACCCAAAGAGGATAGAAGCCAAGTCACATCAAAGATCCCCCAAACAGAGACAGCCCCTGCAGACAAGGCAATGACAGAGAAATCAACAGGAGGTGGAGCTgcccagaagaaaaagaagaaacaaaaagcacctgtcagtaaaaacaaaacagaagaaactgaGACCAGCAGGAAGGCAAAGGCAGAAGCTAACAGCTGTCAAAATACAGATACTTCCCATCAGGATGAGATGACCTCTCAG TcagaagagcagctgtggaAGGAGGTGGACTGGTGTGTGAACCAGCTGGAACTTGGCTTGAAGACACAGAAACCCACTCCAAAGCAGG ctgaggaggctCTCAGGGCAATCAGGACATTGCGCAGTGACAAGGCTCCACTGGTGAAGAAGCGTCAGCTCATGAGAGCCATGTTTGGAGACTACAGGAAGAAgatgcaggaggagctgtgcagagagctGAAACTTATGGAAACAG CTGCAAAATCTGCCAGGATTGTGGAGTTGAAGGGAAGCATCCACAAGAAGAATGGCCAGTTCATCCGGAAGTGCTTGGGAGCTTGCAGGAAAAGCCAAG